In Scomber japonicus isolate fScoJap1 chromosome 7, fScoJap1.pri, whole genome shotgun sequence, one genomic interval encodes:
- the gpr52 gene encoding G-protein coupled receptor 52, giving the protein MNQSELTTDPVLIANSSHGDFFPGRASNHSCPLGWGLNEGLEACVLETAVIVLLTVLIIAGNLTVIFVFHCAPLLHHYTTSYFIQTMAYADLLVGLSCLVPTLSLLHYPAGVQEPITCQVFSYVISVLKSVSMACLACISVDRYLAITKPLSYNQLVTPCRLRGCITLIWVYSSLVFLPSFFGWGKPGYHGDIFEWCAHSWPTSALFTGFVVCLLYAPAALVVCFTYYHIFRICQQHNREISERRARFPSQEMEAGEGGGGGHHGGHGPDRRYAMVLFRITSVFYMLWLPYIIYFLLESSHVLDSPALSFITTWLAISNSFCNCVIYSLSNSVFRLGMRRLSQTICSFSHCAADDRDFGEPKPRKRANSCSI; this is encoded by the coding sequence ATGAACCAGTCTGAACTGACAACGGACCCGGTGCTCATTGCCAACAGTAGCCATGGAGACTTCTTTCCTGGCAGGGCCTCCAACCACTCCTGTCCCTTGGGCTGGGGGCTGAATGAAGGACTAGAGGCTTGCGTCCTGGAGACTGCTGTCATTGTACTTTTGACAGTGCTCATTATTGCAGGGAACCTAACGGTGATCTTTGTGTTCCACTGTGCACCTCTGCTACATCACTACACCACCAGCTACTTCATCCAGACCATGGCCTACGCTGATCTGCTGGTGGGTCTCAGCTGCCTGGTGCCCACCCTGTCTCTGCTCCACTACCCAGCAGGTGTCCAGGAGCCCATCACATGCCAGGTCTTCAGCTATGTCATCTCTGTTCTCAAGAGTGTTTCAATGGCCTGTTTGGCCTGTATTAGTGTGGACCGCTACCTGGCCATAACTAAACCATTATCATACAACCAGCTGGTCACACCGTGCCGGCTACGGGGCTGCATCACACTCATCTGGGTCTACTCTAGCCTGGTCTTCTTGCCCTCCTTCTTTGGATGGGGTAAGCCAGGCTATCATGGGGACATTTTTGAGTGGTGTGCTCACTCTTGGCCCACTTCTGCCCTCTTTACAGGCTTTGTTGTGTGCTTGCTCTACGCACCTGCTGCGCTTGTGGTGTGTTTTACCTACTATCATATATTTCGCATTTGCCAGCAGCACAACAGGGAGATCAGTGAACGGAGGGCACGTTTTCCCAGTCAGGAGATGGAGGCTggtgagggtggtggtggtggacaTCATGGAGGACATGGACCAGATCGGCGCTATGCGATGGTGCTCTTTCGCATCACCAGTGTTTTCTATATGTTGTGGCTGCCCTACATCATCTACTTCCTGCTAGAGAGCTCCCATGTGCTAGATAGTCCTGCCCTCTCCTTCATCACCACCTGGCTGGCCATTAGCAACAGCTTTTGCAACTGTGTGATCTACAGCCTGTCCAATAGTGTGTTCCGCCTGGGCATGCGAAGGCTCTCACAGACAATTTGCTCCTTCAGCCACTGTGCGGCTGATGACAGGGACTTTGGGGAGCCTAAACCAAGGAAGAGAGCAAACTCATGTTCCATCTGA